From Columba livia isolate bColLiv1 breed racing homer chromosome 5, bColLiv1.pat.W.v2, whole genome shotgun sequence, one genomic window encodes:
- the TMEM132A gene encoding transmembrane protein 132A, which translates to MAPAPAPVPAPVPAPGTRLALLAAALLCASARGDGDPSDPVYLPADLEVLGVPEYYRLQRADQDVPPNASLHAHTATFLLLRHGPPAHPLVRATYPPFSTRQELPTEHPPGRDGPSAAWAIRAVSLESAVSPNEPVARVLFHLQGPDWLLGQRDHPRDHLGVQEHPGEQPRQGEHPRKRDHPGQWDHHGVRDHLGQREHPREHPRDRDHPGVRDNPEERDLPCVALHAHHRGRVARGTCRLQAPLGVCVVELEIPPRWFSPSPRAADAPGEPPEPVELHYSVVGPGECGGGGGRERSRRGGDAPQYLGALELRATEPARRQEVRLDDKVLLRVPDATLRPGQRFTATLALQNNFTADQLTLRIKAKKGLQVVAARPGVPSAWSAQLERTRGPKHSTAVVTCRRSGDNRGGWRVADSATFLHLELAVENGTGGLAPGGLARPLTWQVEYPGQDPEAQKDKLVWEIQVSERDVRALVPLVQELEILNTALLTGVPRSVPVKLVMVEAGGGVTELPEPPGCESADKQVLQVSDACDAVFVGGKESRGARGARVDFWSRRLHASLRFTVWAPLLPLRVQLGDTALEQVRGWRLPGGPDSVPAEADEPGEDGDRRARSCRPQYQRTALRVLAHFVAHPLDGGRHLAYLPGPQWLLDVTHLVASRTRVQDPRVATLEGDTVIGREPGVTSVEVRSPLSDSILGEQMLVVSEEKVTVTALHPQLVAGLSLTLRPEPGHPGVVTATTLGTTILRAPKQEATLSVWLSFSDRTLAPLELYGQDAALILTSLDPAVVTVSPAVPAARPRVVAEGAGRGALLQLSLHPPDACRRGRHRVGALATATTWLEVGDNRRVPTPRGGRPPRPSPPFPRAEGAMSGEAVTVATEPRRRVPAGVGPSSTKLQGLGSSSEEEEEGEEGYGHGHATGDEEEEEDEMVKAPQRVTDLEIGMYVLLGVFCLAIFIFLINCIFFVLRYQQKELPDAGATSPAPQPHNWVWLGTDQEELSRQLDRRQPEPPAAPAAATDTGRCCCDAPNANTAPGDQVGVPPAGTATPHKDTPGGGGRRKRVEFVTFAPPRVPEEPPQPVPNVQSILVAGDDDIRWVCEDMGLRDPEELRSYMERIRGSS; encoded by the exons ATGGCCCCCGCACCGGCCCCGGTACCGGCTCCGGTACCGGCCCCGGGGACGCGGCTGGCGCTGCTGGCCGCCGCCCTGCTCTGCGCATCAG CGAGGGGCGATGGGGACCCCTCTGACCCCGTGTACCTACCGGCGGATCTGGAGGTGCTGGGGGTGCCTGAGTATTACCGGCTGCAGCGGGCGGACCAGGACGTGCCCCCCAACGCGTCCCTGCACGCCCACACTGCGACCTTCCTGCTGCTGCGGCACGGCCCCCCCGCGCACCCCCTCGTGCGGGCCACCTACCCCCCCTTCAGCACCCGCCAG GAGTTGCCCACGGAGCACCCCCCGGGGAGGGACGGCCCCTCGGCAGCGTGGGCCATCCGCGCCGTGTCCCTCGAGAGCGCCGTGTCCCCCAACGAGCCCGTCGCCCGCGTCCTTTTCCATCTGCAGGGTCCcgactggctgctggggcagcgggACCACCCCCGGGACCAccttggggtgcaggagcacCCTGGGGAGCAGCCTAGACAAGGGGAGCACCCAAGGAAGCGTGACCACCCTGGGCAGTGGGACCACCATGGGGTGCGGGACCACCTTGGGCAACGGGAGCACCCCAGGGAGCACCCCAGGGATCGGGACCACCCTGGGGTGCGGGACAACCCCGAGGAGCGGGACCTCCCCTGCGTCGCCCTCCATGCGCACCACCGTGGCCGGGTGGCCCGTGGGACATGTCGCCTGCAG GCACCCCTGGGCGTCTGCGTGGTGGAGCTGGAGATCCCCCCGCGCTGGTTCTCCCCATCCCCACGGGCAGCCGATGCCCCCGGGGAGCCCCCCGAGCCCGTTGAGCTGCACTACAGTGTGGTGGGGCCGGGGGAGTGCGGCGGTGGGGGGGGCCGGGAGCGGAGCCGCCGCGGAGGGGACGCACCCCAGTACCTGGGGGCTCTGGAGCTGCGGGCAACCGAGCCGGCAAGGCGACAGGAGGTTCGGCTGGATGACAAGGTGCTGCTGCGGGTCCCCGATGCCACCTTGCGCCCAGGACAACGCTTCACCGCCACCCTCGCCCTGCAGAACAACTTCACCGCCGACCAGCTGACGCTGCG GATCAAGGCGAAGAAGGGGCTGCAGGTGGTGGCCGCCCGCCCCGGTGTGCCCAGCGCCTGGAGTGCCCAGCTGGAGCGCACGCGGGGTCCCAAGCACTCCACGGCTGTGGTGACGTGTCGGCGCAGCGGGGACAACCGCGGTGGATGGAG GGTGGCCGACTCGGCCACGTTCCTGCACCTGGAGCTGGCGGTGGAGAACGGGACGGGGGGGCTGGCGCCGGGGGGGCTGGCGCGGCCCCTCACCTGGCAGGTGGAGTACCCGGGCCAGGACCCCGAGGCCCAGAAGGACAAACTGGTTTGGGAGATCCAGGTGTCGGAGCGGGACGTCCGCGCCCTCGTCCCCCTCGTACAG GAGCTGGAGATCCTGAATACCGCCCTGCTGACCGGGGTCCCCCGTTCCGTACCGGTCAAACTGGTGATGGTAGAGGCGGGGGGCGGTGTGACTGAGCTCCCCGAGCCGCCGGGCTGCGAGTCGGCCGACAAACAGGTGCTGCAG GTTTCGGATGCCTGCGACGCCGTGTTCGTGGGGGGCAAGGAGAGCCGTGGGGCGCGGGGGGCGCGGGTGGATTTTTGGTCACGGCGCCTGCACGCTTCGCTGCGCTTCACCGTCTGGGcgccgctgctgccgctgcGTGTCCAGCTGGGTGACACCGCGCTGGAGCAggtgcggggctggcggctgcCCGGTGGCCCCGACAG TGTCCCGGCGGAGGCGGATGAGCCCGGGGAGGACGGTGATCGGCGGGCGCGGAGCTGCCGCCCTCAGTACCAGCGCACGGCGCTGAGGGTCCTGGCGCACTTTGTCGCCCACCCCCTGGACGGTGGCCGTCACCTCGCCTACCTGCCCGGTCCCCAGTGGCTCCTGGATGTCACCCACCTGGTGGCCAGCCGGACCCGGGTGCAGGACCCCCGGGTGGCCACACTGGAGGGGGACACTGTGATTGGCCGGGAGCCAGGGGTTACCTCGGTGGAG GTCCGCTCCCCACTCTCTGACTCCATCCTGGGGGAGCAGATGCTGGTGGTGTCGGAGGAGAAGGTGACAGTGACAGCGCTGCATCCCCAGCTGGTGGCCGGGCTGTCCCTGACGCTGCGCCCAGAGCCAGGTCACCCTGGTGTTGTCACCGCTACCACCTTGGGGACAACCATCCTGCGTGCCCCCAAGCAG GAGGCGACACTGTCCGTCTGGCTGTCCTTCTCTGACCGCACGCTGGCGCCGCTGGAGCTGTATGGGCAGGACGCAGCCTTGATCTTGACCTCGCTTGACCCTGCTGTGGTCACCGTGTCACCCGCTgtccccgccgcccgcccgcgggTGGTGGCAGagggcgcggggcggggggctctgctgcagctcagcctgcACCCCCCGGACGCTTGTCGCCGCGGCCGGCACCGCGTGGGCGCGTTGGCCACAGCCACCACCTGGCTCGAGGTGGGGGACAACCGGCGTGTCCCCACGCCCCGCGGCGGCCGCCCCCCCCGGCCCAGCCCACCCTTCCCACGCGCCGAGGGGGCCATGTCGGGGGAGGCGGTGACGGTGGCCACCGAGCCGCGGCGGAGGGTCCCCGCTGGTGTGGGACCTTCCTCCACCAAGCTCCAAGGGTTGGGGTCCTCCTccgaggaagaggaggagggagaggaaggttACGGCCACGGCCACGCCACCGGGGacgaagaggaggaggaggatgagatGGTGAAGGCTCCGCAGCGGGTGACTGACCTGGAGATCGGCATGTACGTCCTGCTGGGGGTCTTCTGCCTCGccatcttcatcttcctcatcAACTGCATCTTCTTCGTCCTGCGCTACCAGCAGAAGGAGCTGCCGGACGCCGGGGCCACCTCCccggccccccagccccacaactGGGTTTGGCTGGGCACTGACCAGGAGGAGCTGAGCCGGCAACTGGACCGGCGGCAGCCCGAGcccccggccgcccccgccgcggccACCGACACCGGGCGCTGCTGCTGCGACGCCCCCAACGCCAACACCGCGCCGGGTGACCAAGTGGGTGTCCCCCCCGCTGGCACCGCCACGCCACACAAAGACACcccggggggcggcgggaggaggaAGCGGGTGGAATTTGTCACCTTCGCCCCACCCCGCGTCCCTGAGGAGCccccccagcctgtccccaacGTCCAGTCCATCCTGGTGGCTGGTGACGATGACATTCGCTGGGTGTGCGAGGACATGGGGCTGCGGGACCCCGAGGAGCTCCGCAGCTACATGGAGAGGATTCGGGGCAGCTCCTGA
- the TMEM109 gene encoding voltage-gated monoatomic cation channel TMEM109, with the protein MRTTAPGVPRGVSRTTAPGVPRGGGGRWVCARAPGPPAPQRPRAAASPRPGGGTHAMGGDTGRRALLAALLWVPVLGVTAGDSQHAFEGPSAVPDDLLSRLGRAAWDTLESWVGPQPLRLVAESLSATLWIVSSGISVALTTLCGIIGDLLAASGITGDRLVRAAALAPGEVQRVLLWGLVALAGSWVLSRVRGLLLPTLRWVTLCCFLGAFLHVTASPESPTAQAGMLLGLWVLYTLLGSLLAPSSSSARLDAAVRSLEWKVEELRRRQKWGGPRNQEE; encoded by the exons ATGAGGACTACAGCTCCCGGCGTGCCCCGCGGCGTCTCCCGGACTACAGCTCCCGGCGtgccccgcggcggcggcggccggtgGGTCTGTGCGCGCGCCCCGGGCCCGCCGGCTCCGCAGCGCCCCCGCGCGGCGGCG agcCCCCGGCCCGGCGGCGGGACACACGCGATGGGGGGTGACACGGGGCGCCGGGCCCTGCTGGCCGCGCTGCTGTGGGTCCCCGTCCTCGGGGTGACAGCGGGGGACAGCCAGCACGCCTTTGAGGGTCCCAGCGCTGTCCCCGATGACCTGTTGTCACGGCTGGGCCGAGCCGCCTGGGACAccctggagagctgggtgggtcCCCAGCCCCTGCGGCTGGTGGCAGAG AGTCTCTCCGCCACCCTCTGGATCGTGTCCTCGGGGATCTCGGTGGCTTTGACCACGCTCTGCGGGATCATCGGTGACCTCCTGGCCGCCTCCGGCATCACCG GTGACCGGCTGGTGCGTGCGGCAGCGCTGGCTCCCGGGGAGGTGCAGCGGGTGCTGCTGTGGGGTCTGGTGGCTCTGGCGGGGTCCTGGGTGCTGTCGCGGGTGCGGGGGCTCCTGCTCCCCACCCTGCGCTGGGTGACactctgctgcttcctgggcGCCTTCCTGCACGTCACCGCGTCCCCCGAGAGCCCCACGGCGCAGGcggggatgctgctggggcTCTGGGTGCTCTACACCCTTTTGGGGAGCCTCTTGGCCCCCTCAAGCTCCAGCGCCCGCCTGGACGCCGCTGTGCGCAGCCTGGAGTGGAAGGTGGAGGAGCTGCGGCGGCGGCAGAAGTGGGGGGGCCCTCGGAACCAAGAGGAATGA